From Drosophila virilis strain 15010-1051.87 chromosome X, Dvir_AGI_RSII-ME, whole genome shotgun sequence, the proteins below share one genomic window:
- the Rpt4 gene encoding 26S proteasome regulatory subunit 10B, which yields MTVTAAPSTESIREKALSDYRKKLLEHKEVDGRLKEKREELKELTKLYDKSENDLKALQSVGQIVGEVLKQLTEDKFIVKATNGPRYVVGCRRQLDKAKLKSGTRVALDMTTLTIMRYLPREVDPLVYNMSHEDPGDVTYSAIGGLTEQIRELREVIELPLLNPELFLRVGITPPKGCLLYGPPGTGKTLLARAVASQLDANFLKVVSSAIVDKYIGESARLIREMFNYARDHQPCIIFMDEIDAIGGRRFSEGTSADREIQRTLMELLNQMDGFDSLGQVKMIMATNRPDTLDPALLRPGRLDRKIEIPLPNEQARLEILKIHALKIAKHGEMDYEAIVKLSDNFNGADLRNVCTEAGLFAIRAEREYVIQEDFMKAVRKVSDNKKLESKLDYKPV from the exons ATGACCGTGACTGCAGCTCCATCCACGGAGAGTATACGCGAAAAGGCGCTCTCCGACTACCGAAAGAAATTGCTGGAGCACAAAGAAGTTGACGGCCGCCTCAAAGAAA aaCGCGAAGAACTGAAGGAGCTGACCAAACTGTATGACAAATCAGAGAATGATCTGAAAGCGCTGCAGAGCGTCGGCCAAATTGTGGGTGAGGTGCTCAAACAATTGACCGAGGATAAAT TCATTGTGAAAGCGACCAATGGACCGCGCTATGTGGTTGGCTGTCGTCGCCAGCTGGACAAGGCCAAGTTAAAGTCCGGCACGCGGGTCGCCCTGGATATGACGACGCTGACAATAATGCGCTATTTGCCACGCGAAGTCGATCCGCTTGTGTACAATATGTCGCACGAGGATCCGGGCGATGTTACCTATTCGGCCATTGGTGGCCTCACCGAGCAAATCCGTGAGCTGCGCGAAGTGAtcgagctgccgctgctcaaTCCGGAACTGTTTCTGCGCGTCGGCATTACACCGCCCAAGGGTTGTCTGCTCTATGGACCGCCCGGCACGGGCAAAACGCTGCTGGCACGCGCGGTTGCCTCACAGCTGGACGCCAATTTTCTGAAGGTCGTCTCCTCGGCCATTGTGGACAAGTATATTGGCGAGAGTGCACGCTTGATACGTGAAATGTTTAACTATGCCCGCGATCATCAGCCCTGCATTATATTCATGGATGAAATCGATGCCATTGGCGGTCGTCGTTTCTCCGAGGGCACGTCTGCGGATCGTGAAATTCAGCGCACCCTAATGGAGCTGCTGAATCAAATGGACGGCTTCGATTCGCTGGGTCAGGTGAAAATGATCATGGCCACCAATCGCCCGGATACGCTAGATCCTGCACTTTTGCGTCCCGGTCGCTTGGATCGTAAAATCGAAATTCCATTGCCCAACGAACAGGCGCG CTTGGAGATACTCAAGATTCATGCGCTCAAGATAGCCAAACACGGCGAAATGGACTACGAGGCCATTGTCAAGTTGTCGGATAACTTTAATGGCGCCGATTTGCGTAATGTCTGCACGGAGGCGGGCCTCTTTGCCATCAG AGCCGAACGTGAATATGTTATTCAGGAGGATTTCATGAAAGCCGTGCGCAAGGTCTCGGACAACAAGAAGCTTGAAAGCAAATTGGACTACAAGCCGGTTTAA
- the LOC6634532 gene encoding rhythmically expressed gene 2 protein, with product MPLTAQFVRNLQRFRLVTFDVTDTLLRLKEPTKQYAETAEACGISGINRAQLERCFRQQFKLMSRTHTNFGRCTPHMNWQSWWHQVVINTFTCADASLSKAQLQTVAEQLLLIFRTSACWTHIEGATAFVQRVREAGKCVGIISNFDPSLHQVLSAMGFNDKFDFILNSYDAGAMKPDPAIFQLALQGRNIAPAQALHIGNQLDMDYTGARNSGWSSLLVQQKQPDPAAAGHTYASLAEMLQALETRQIAW from the coding sequence ATGCCGTTGACCGCACAATTTGTGCGCAATTTGCAGCGTTTCCGGCTTGTGACCTTTGACGTAACGGACACGCTGCTACGGCTAAAAGAGCCAACCAAACAATATGCCGAAACGGCCGAGGCATGCGGCATAAGCGGCATTAATAGGGCACAGCTGGAACGCTGCTTTCGCCAGCAATTCAAATTGATGAGCAGAACGCACACGAATTTTGGTCGCTGTACGCCGCACATGAACTGGCAATCCTGGTGGCATCAGGTGGTCATCAATACGTTCACCTGCGCCGACGCCAGCCTATCCAAGGCCCAGCTGCAAACCGTTGCCGAGCAACTGCTGCTGATCTTCCGCACCAGCGCCTGCTGGACGCACATCGAGGGCGCCACGGCATTTGTGCAGCGCGTCCGCGAGGCCGGCAAATGTGTGGGCATCATATCGAATTTTGATCCCTCGTTGCATCAGGTGCTCAGCGCCATGGGCTTCAAtgacaaatttgattttatattgAACTCGTACGATGCCGGCGCCATGAAACCGGATCCGGCCATATTTCAACTGGCGCTGCAGGGCCGAAACATAGCGCCCGCCCAAGCGCTGCACATTGGCAATCAGCTGGACATGGATTACACGGGCGCACGCAACAGCGGCTGGAGCAGTCTGCTGGTCCAGCAGAAACAGCCGGATCCGGCTGCGGCCGGGCACACGTACGCCAGCCTGGCCGAGATGCTGCAGGCGCTCGAAACGCGGCAAATCGCCTGGTGA
- the LOC6634531 gene encoding tetratricopeptide repeat protein 17, with product MLLLNLQSGIVAANTVKVKYTKNGQKCKTNCCRCLFTYPKKKNNKTLLRCFRWQPVWQPLAITWIKSPLATCAGHSQCIMRLCQYLVAACCIHVLIASNHWVLKDERIVQKLDSPFFMREPHNLIAFLEQIRYNEYVERSYLELLRKREQIVEHLRFSMRFGEDLAEQAKCAMDYYLLEKRMSYLKITPDQLKRINLPEHRDFQQGLPLASIRTKTDRNLEPICSNYHELSVGPATYDHLDSFQPEVLESAYVDREHDTNIGTATVELTRRFALEGLQRQPDSWKFHTLSSYYWRMRGNALQALPCARLATMLAPPEHKDIPLLSLGTILFRMGRLADADLILSAAVEHAPQVAENHVVLASALAMKHDFNRSQQHFDEAERLDPSTLPRTQQVRNFISCLENLTKKTSKMYSYVKYMKNELKEFKKLKQRIFQNHERLIQQQLPLGARRFLDSRANNEDLHRRGQYCSTRTPNGSDEPVLFCDFYSDMQMRLESKDIDIDVLERDLMANTESVIRQVSAEIRKQFNLEQLKAAKAQMPAKASKST from the coding sequence ATGCTACTGTTAAATTTACAGTCCGGCATTGTTGCGGCGAATACTGTTAAAGTGAAATACACTAAAAATGGGCAAAAGTGCAAAACAAACTGTTGTCGGTGTTTATTTAcctatccaaaaaaaaaaaataacaaaacgcTGCTTAGATGTTTTCGCTGGCAACCCGTGTGGCAGCCATTAGCAATTACGTGGATTAAGTCGCCGCTCGCGACTTGCGCTGGGCACAGCCAATGCATAATGCGACTCTGTCAGTATCTAGTTGCCGCCTGCTGCATCCACGTGCTGATTGCCAGCAATCACTGGGTGCTAAAGGATGAGCGCATTGTACAGAAATTGGATTCGCCGTTCTTTATGCGGGAGCCGCACAATCTGATTGCCTTCTTGGAGCAGATACGTTACAATGAGTATGTGGAGCGCAGCTATTTGGAGCTGCTGCGCAAGCGGGAGCAAATTGTCGAGCATTTGCGTTTCTCGATGCGCTTCGGCGAGGACCTGGCCGAGCAGGCCAAATGCGCCATGGACTATTATCTGCTGGAGAAGCGCATGTCATATCTGAAGATCACACCCGATCAGCTCAAGCGCATCAATTTACCGGAACACCGGGATTTCCAGCAGGGTTTGCCGCTGGCATCGATACGTACGAAAACCGATCGCAACCTGGAGCCCATCTGCAGCAATTACCATGAGCTAAGCGTCGGACCCGCCACGTACGATCATTTGGATAGCTTTCAGCCGGAGGTGCTCGAGTCGGCATATGTGGATCGTGAGCACGATACGAATATCGGTACCGCAACCGTCGAGCTAACGCGACGCTTTGCGCTGGAGGGACTGCAGCGTCAGCCGGACTCATGGAAATTCCATACGCTCAGCTCCTACTATTGGCGCATGCGCGGCAATGCGCTGCAGGCGCTGCCCTGCGCTCGTCTCGCCACCATGCTGGCGCCGCCCGAGCACAAGGATATACCGCTGCTCAGCCTGGGCACCATACTCTTTCGCATGGGTCGCCTGGCCGATGCGGATCTGATACTCAGTGCTGCCGTCGAGCATGCACCGCAGGTGGCCGAAAATCATGTGGTGCTCGCCTCGGCGCTGGCCATGAAGCATGACTTCAATCGATCGCAGCAGCATTTCGATGAGGCCGAACGCTTGGATCCCAGCACCTTGCCGCGCACACAGCAGGTGCGCAACTTTATAAGCTGCCTGGAGAATCTGACCAAGAAGACATCCAAAATGTACAGCTATGTGAAGTACATGAAGAACGAGCTGAAGGAGTTCAAGAAGCTCAAACAGCGCATATTCCAGAATCACGAGCGGCTCATACAGCAGCAATTGCCGTTGGGCGCGCGCCGTTTCCTTGACTCCCGGGCCAACAATGAGGATCTGCATCGACGGGGTCAATATTGCAGTACGCGCACACCGAATGGCTCCGATGAGCCGGTGCTCTTCTGTGACTTCTACTCGGACATGCAGATGCGGCTCGAGAGCAAGGACATTGACATCGATGTGCTGGAACGTGATCTGATGGCCAACACGGAGAGTGTTATACGTCAGGTGTCCGCCGAGATACGCAAACAGTTTAATCTCGAGCAGCTGAAGGCGGCCAAGGCCCAGATGCCGGCCAAGGCCTCCAAATCCACGTAG